A genome region from Rhinopithecus roxellana isolate Shanxi Qingling chromosome 10, ASM756505v1, whole genome shotgun sequence includes the following:
- the SOCS2 gene encoding suppressor of cytokine signaling 2, translated as MTLRCLEPSGNGGEGTRSQWGTAGSAEEPSPEAARLAKALRELGQTGWYWGSMTVNEAKEKLKEAPEGTFLIRDSSHSDYLLTISVKTSAGPTNLRIEYQDGKFRLDSIICVKSKLKQFDSVVHLIDYYVQMCKDKRTGPEAPRNGTVHLYLTNPLYTSAPSLQHLCRLTINKCTGAIWGLPLPTRLKDYLEEYKFQV; from the exons ATGACCCTGCGGTGCCTCGAGCCCTCCGGGAATGGCGGAGAAGGGACGCGGAGCCAGTGGGGGACCGCAGGGTCGGCGGAGGAGCCATCCCCGGAGGCGGCGCGTCTGGCGAAGGCCCTGCGGGAGCTGGGTCAGACAG GATGGTACTGGGGAAGTATGACTGTTAATGAAGccaaagagaaattaaaagagGCACCAGAAGGAACTTTCTTGATTAGAGATAGCTCGCATTCAGACTACCTACTAACAATATCTGTTAAAACGTCAGCTGGACCAACTAATCTTCGAATCGAATACCAAGACGGAAAATTCAGATTGGACTCTATCATATGTGTCAAATCCAAGCTTAAACAATTTGACAGTGTGGTTCATCTGATCGACTACTATGTTCAGATGTGCAAGGATAAGCGGACAGGGCCAGAAGCCCCCCGGAACGGCACCGTTCACCTTTATCTGACCAACCCGCTCTACACGTCAGCACCATCTCTGCAGCATCTCTGTAGGCTCACCATTAACAAATGTACAGGTGCCATCTGGGGACTGCCTTTACCAACAAGACTAAAAGATTACTTGGAAGAATATAAATTCCAGGtataa